The Gemmatimonadota bacterium genome includes a region encoding these proteins:
- the mnmG gene encoding tRNA uridine-5-carboxymethylaminomethyl(34) synthesis enzyme MnmG, translating to MSIYEKKYDVIVVGGGHAGAEAALASARMGCETLLLTMNLDTIAQMSCNPAIGGIAKGHMVREIDALGGEMARNIDATGLQFRMLNRRRGPAVQAPRAQADKKAYQFRMKEVVENQPHLDVKQGLLEDLVVKNRRIEGVVTKAKTVFAAKTVILTTGTFLKGLIHVGDFSYSAGRAGEQAADKASDGLSQLGFELGRLKTGTPPRVNARSIDFGACEEQPGDADPRPFSYHNDAIEQEQLSCHLTMTAPKTHDIIRSNLDRSAMYSGRIQGVGPRYCPSVEDKIVRFPDKEGHQIFLEPEGYHTLEIYLNGLSMSLPEDVQVEVVRSIPGLERAEIMRPAYAVEYDYVPPTQIHPTLETKPIAGLFFAGQINGTTGYEEAAGQGIMAGINAALTARGEDPIILDRSQAYIGVLIDDLVTKGTEEPYRMFTSLAEYRLLLRQDNADLRLCELGRKIGLLSDEAYNRFCKRKRQIDEEIERLRSTRLTPTDNVQTALKASHSSPLKRAVTLAELLRRPELSYDIVTQLSPAAKDLPEDVCESVEIELKYEGYLDRQEEQVQRFHNLEKKYIPENFDYAAIAALRNEAIEKFTRIRPRSLGQASRIPGISPADISLLMIMLKKRGIPV from the coding sequence ACTACTGCTGACCATGAACCTCGACACCATCGCGCAGATGTCGTGCAACCCGGCCATTGGCGGCATAGCAAAAGGCCACATGGTGCGCGAAATTGACGCTCTCGGCGGTGAAATGGCGCGCAATATTGACGCTACGGGCCTACAATTTCGCATGCTCAATCGGCGCAGAGGACCCGCCGTACAGGCACCACGGGCACAGGCGGACAAAAAAGCATACCAGTTTCGCATGAAAGAAGTGGTCGAAAACCAGCCACATCTCGATGTCAAACAGGGCTTGCTCGAAGACCTCGTGGTCAAAAATAGACGCATTGAAGGCGTGGTCACCAAAGCCAAAACGGTTTTTGCCGCCAAAACTGTAATCCTGACCACGGGCACCTTCCTCAAGGGCCTCATTCATGTGGGCGATTTCTCCTACAGCGCGGGACGCGCAGGTGAGCAAGCTGCCGATAAAGCATCCGATGGTCTCTCGCAACTCGGCTTTGAACTGGGGCGGCTCAAAACAGGCACCCCACCGCGCGTCAATGCGCGCAGCATCGACTTTGGCGCCTGCGAAGAGCAACCAGGTGATGCAGATCCCCGGCCCTTTTCCTACCATAACGACGCCATCGAGCAAGAGCAACTCAGTTGTCATCTCACAATGACCGCGCCAAAAACGCACGATATTATTCGCAGCAATCTGGATCGCTCGGCCATGTACAGCGGGCGCATCCAGGGAGTGGGGCCGCGGTATTGCCCCTCTGTAGAAGACAAAATTGTGCGTTTTCCCGACAAGGAAGGGCACCAAATTTTTCTCGAGCCCGAAGGATATCACACCCTTGAAATCTATCTCAACGGACTATCGATGAGCCTGCCTGAAGATGTGCAGGTCGAGGTTGTGCGCAGCATTCCCGGTCTCGAACGAGCTGAGATCATGCGTCCGGCCTATGCCGTCGAATACGACTATGTGCCCCCGACACAAATCCATCCCACCCTGGAAACCAAACCCATCGCCGGTTTGTTTTTTGCGGGACAAATCAATGGCACCACCGGATACGAAGAAGCAGCTGGTCAGGGAATTATGGCGGGCATCAACGCCGCCTTAACAGCCCGGGGCGAAGATCCCATAATCCTGGACCGCTCGCAGGCTTATATCGGCGTTCTAATTGACGACCTCGTTACCAAAGGCACTGAAGAACCCTATCGCATGTTTACCTCATTAGCCGAATATCGCCTGCTCTTGCGACAGGACAACGCGGATTTGCGCCTGTGCGAACTCGGGCGCAAAATTGGGCTGCTTTCAGACGAAGCGTATAACCGTTTTTGCAAGCGCAAACGACAAATCGATGAGGAAATCGAACGGCTGCGATCAACGCGCCTCACCCCAACCGACAACGTTCAAACCGCTCTCAAAGCGTCGCATTCTTCTCCGTTGAAACGCGCGGTGACGCTCGCCGAACTTTTGCGACGACCAGAATTGTCTTACGACATAGTCACACAATTGTCACCTGCTGCTAAAGATCTGCCTGAGGATGTGTGTGAATCGGTCGAAATCGAACTCAAATACGAGGGATATCTCGACCGGCAAGAAGAACAGGTGCAGCGCTTTCACAATTTGGAAAAAAAATACATTCCCGAAAACTTTGACTATGCCGCCATCGCGGCTTTGCGAAATGAAGCTATTGAAAAATTTACCCGCATCAGACCCCGATCACTGGGGCAGGCCTCTCGTATTCCGGGCATTTCCCCTGCTGATATTTCTCTACTTATGATCATGCTAAAAAAACGCGGTATTCCCGTATGA
- a CDS encoding transglutaminase-like domain-containing protein, with product MKLHPEQIHAIVSLLSDCSPDIADRVRQKLYDLGEKATREIHSACAEDSRAHREVSRVLRQFREPPLDMRFRNLTRDQHGDIALEEGVFTLARFGYPDLDESAYKTRLGYMAFELAPKIAPDDHPIRVIRTLNHYLFEEQGFHASTHHDPDDTYFNRVLDRKRGWPITLSAVYLVLAQRLELPISGVALPKHYIVKYIHNDQHIYIDPHNRGQILTANECADLIGEKISDDLFSKASNSFTLFRMMNNLRYTYLNLDDPNRAKKLEHLMHILQPDI from the coding sequence ATGAAACTCCACCCCGAACAAATCCACGCCATTGTATCGCTTCTGTCGGACTGTTCCCCCGACATTGCAGATCGTGTGCGCCAAAAACTATATGATCTGGGTGAAAAGGCCACACGCGAAATCCACAGTGCCTGCGCCGAAGACTCGCGCGCACACCGGGAAGTCAGCCGCGTACTCAGGCAATTTAGAGAACCGCCTCTGGACATGCGGTTTCGCAATCTCACACGCGACCAACACGGCGATATTGCCCTTGAAGAAGGCGTCTTTACACTGGCGCGATTTGGATATCCCGACCTCGATGAAAGTGCTTACAAAACGCGTCTGGGATACATGGCATTTGAACTCGCGCCCAAAATTGCCCCCGACGATCATCCCATTCGCGTCATTCGCACGCTCAATCATTATCTCTTTGAGGAACAAGGGTTTCACGCATCTACACACCATGATCCCGACGACACATATTTCAACCGCGTGCTCGATCGCAAGCGCGGCTGGCCGATCACGCTCTCAGCGGTCTATCTCGTTCTCGCACAACGCCTTGAATTACCCATCTCAGGCGTTGCACTACCCAAACACTACATCGTCAAATACATCCACAACGATCAACACATTTATATTGATCCACACAACCGGGGTCAGATCCTCACGGCAAATGAATGCGCCGATCTCATTGGTGAAAAAATCTCTGACGATCTTTTTTCTAAAGCCAGCAACTCCTTCACACTCTTTCGCATGATGAACAACCTCAGATATACATATCTAAACCTGGACGACCCAAACCGCGCAAAAAAACTCGAACATCTCATGCACATCCTACAGCCTGATATATGA
- the smpB gene encoding SsrA-binding protein SmpB, which translates to MSDSIKIIAQNRKARRDYHILSTYEAGLQLRGTEVKALREGRANLKDGYARIEDGEAYLHNTHISEYAQGNQFNHDTERKRKLLLHRHEINRLRGYTNERGHTLIPLKLYFKRGKAKVELGVARGKKQFDKRRDIARRDAQREVEQALKTRIRNGR; encoded by the coding sequence ATGTCAGACAGCATCAAAATCATCGCGCAAAACCGAAAAGCGCGGCGCGACTACCACATCCTCAGCACTTATGAAGCTGGCCTGCAATTGCGGGGCACCGAAGTCAAAGCCCTGCGCGAAGGCCGTGCCAACTTGAAAGATGGCTACGCGCGTATTGAGGACGGCGAAGCTTATTTGCACAACACGCATATCAGCGAATATGCACAGGGTAACCAGTTTAACCACGACACCGAGCGCAAACGCAAATTGCTGCTCCACCGCCACGAAATAAATCGCCTGAGAGGATATACCAACGAAAGAGGCCATACATTAATTCCCCTCAAACTCTATTTCAAACGCGGCAAAGCCAAAGTCGAACTCGGCGTGGCACGCGGCAAAAAACAATTTGACAAGCGGCGCGATATTGCTCGCCGAGATGCCCAGCGCGAAGTCGAACAAGCGCTGAAGACACGCATCCGCAACGGGAGGTAA
- a CDS encoding ATP-binding protein encodes MVLDAKSGEPTWCPCYSFRMKRLHVDRYIRKSGIPAPFRFKFLQDFKEQYDNGQPNREAILLKSYFSTLVDNIYGNKETIKGFYLWGAPGRGKTYFAYILLNELIFRFVKPGKFISLSKSFQELRHTFDESSDTHGQAMPMIEVLSNVPYLVIDDFGVQRNTEWEMEILYNLIDARYANRRLTFVTTNQKADELKELAQGRIYSRFLEMCHIIHVDGRDFRELGNPEEKWIGSQ; translated from the coding sequence ATGGTCCTCGATGCAAAGAGCGGCGAACCCACCTGGTGCCCGTGTTATTCCTTTCGGATGAAGAGACTCCATGTTGACAGATACATCCGAAAATCGGGCATTCCCGCGCCCTTTCGCTTTAAGTTCTTACAGGACTTTAAAGAGCAGTACGACAATGGTCAGCCCAACCGAGAAGCCATACTCCTCAAGTCCTATTTCAGCACCCTGGTCGATAATATTTACGGCAACAAAGAAACGATCAAAGGCTTCTATTTGTGGGGCGCGCCAGGTCGTGGAAAAACTTACTTTGCATATATCTTGCTCAACGAACTCATTTTTCGGTTTGTAAAACCCGGCAAATTCATCTCACTCTCAAAGAGCTTTCAAGAACTCAGACATACATTTGACGAAAGCAGTGACACGCACGGACAGGCCATGCCCATGATTGAAGTATTGAGCAATGTGCCCTATCTCGTCATTGACGACTTTGGCGTGCAGCGCAATACCGAATGGGAAATGGAAATCCTCTACAACCTCATTGATGCCCGCTATGCCAATCGACGCCTGACATTTGTGACCACAAATCAGAAAGCCGACGAATTAAAAGAACTCGCGCAGGGGCGCATCTATTCTCGCTTTCTCGAAATGTGTCATATCATTCACGTTGACGGGCGCGACTTCCGAGAATTGGGCAACCCCGAAGAAAAATGGATCGGTTCGCAATAA